The Aspergillus luchuensis IFO 4308 DNA, chromosome 7, nearly complete sequence genome has a segment encoding these proteins:
- a CDS encoding uncharacterized protein (COG:S;~EggNog:ENOG410PP7B;~InterPro:IPR029069) encodes MRTFNLNSRRMRLLLRSWQQQQQQQNWRTLPASCRACSSLSERLHRDLTSRQLPLTFDYLHPQPSYLLSLTLAELLPTLTPAPNELPSAHSRSPVPAGHHLVYFPPQVTLPQILPDGTDTLHAPGSPFDRRLWAGGSVRFSTPKGLVLNGSRAVCIETIRDVVMKGRSGEEKVMVKIERRIGTVQEGEDHRDIKERIWKETEEDVGDACVIETRNLLFMRKKTPEQLSHDKAGFDMENRAIKSPSGSYFLHRLIPNKTLLFRFSALTFNAHSIHLDKAYTQDVEGYRNLLVHGPLTLTLLLTALQGHLSKLQLIVTQIEYRNIAPLYVDEELAVCGKPKLGKGYTTWDVWIEGKDGRLAVRGTAFTSPL; translated from the exons ATGCGCACGTTCAATTTGAATTCCAGACGGATGCGACTATTACTGCGttcatggcagcagcagcaacaacagcagaaTTGGCGGACACTACCCGCTTCATGTCGTGCATGTTCGTCTCTTTCCGAAAGGCTACATCGGGATTTGACATCACGACAGCTCCCCTTGACTTTTGACTATCTACATCCCCAGCCGTCATACCTCCTGAGCTTAACTCTGGCCGAACTCCTTCCCACGCTAACCCCAGCGCCAAATGAGCTCCCTTCTGCACACAGCAGATCTCCCGTGCCAGCAGGCCACCACCTAGTCTACTTCCCTCCCCAAGTCACATTGCCGCAGATCCTTCCAGACGGTACGGACACCTTACATGCCCCAGGGAGTCCCTTTGATAGGCGCTTGTGGGCTGGTGGGAGTGTCAGGTTCTCCACTCCGAAAGGCCTGGTCCTAAATGGCAGCCGAGCCGTTTGTATCGAAACTATTCGTGACGTGGTAATGAAGGGGCGGTCAGGCGAAGAAAAGGTTATGGTCAAGATTGAAAGGCGGATCGGCACAGTTCAAGAGGGCGAAGACCATCGCGATATTAAAGAGCGGATATGGAAGGAGACCGAGGAAGACGTTGGCGATGCTTGTGTCATTGAGACCAGGAATTTATTGTTTATGCGCAAGAAAACTCCCGAGCAACTAAGTCATGACAAGGCTGGTTTTGACATGGAAAATAGGGCTATAAAAT CACCCTCGGGTTCATACTTCCTCCACAGACTCATACCTAACAAAACCCTGCTGTTCCGCTTCTCGGCTCTTACTTTCAACGCTCATTCTATACATCTCGACAAGGCCTACACACAAGACGTTGAAGGCTACCGCAACCTTCTTGTACATGGACCGTTGACTTTGACGTTGCTTCTTACTGCTCTGCAGGGCCATTTGAGTAAGTTACAATTGATTGTCACACAAATTGAGTATAGGAACATAGCTCCTCTATatgttgatgaggagttAGCAGTATGCGGCAAACCCAAATTGGGAAAGGGCTACACAACCTGGGATGTTTGGATTGAGGGTAAAGACGGACGACTTGCCGTCCGAGGCACCGCTTTCACTAGCCCTCTGTAG
- the RPL25 gene encoding 60S ribosomal protein uL23 (BUSCO:EOG092657YR;~COG:J;~EggNog:ENOG410PPAS;~InterPro:IPR005633,IPR012678,IPR013025,IPR012677;~PFAM:PF00276,PF03939;~go_component: GO:0005840 - ribosome [Evidence IEA];~go_function: GO:0003735 - structural constituent of ribosome [Evidence IEA];~go_process: GO:0006412 - translation [Evidence IEA]), with the protein MAPKVDNKQGKTKPSDKAGAAAKAVIKGAGAHKSRKVRTSTTFHRPKTLQLSRSPKYPRKSIPHVPRLDAHKVVLYPLNTESAMKKIEENNTLVFIVDVKSNKRQIKLALKKLYDVDTVKVNTLVRPDGLKKAYARLTPDVDALDIAATKLAIV; encoded by the exons ATGGCTCCCAAGGTGGATAACAAGCAAG GCAAGACCAAGCCCAGCGACAAGGCTGGTGCTGCCGCCAAGGCAGTCATTAAGGGTGCTGGT GCGCACAAGTCTCGTAAGGTCCGCACCTCTACGACCTTCCACCGCCCCAAGACCCTTCAGCTTTCCCGGTCGCCCAAGTACCCCCGCAAGTCGATCCCCCATGTCCCTCGCCTCGATGCGCACAAGGTCGTCCTCTACCCTCTCAACACCGAGAGcgccatgaagaagatcgaggaGAACAACACCCTGGTCTTCATCGTCGATGTCAAGTCCAACAAGCGCCAGATCAAGCTCGCCCTCAAGAAGCTGTACGACGTTGACACCGTCAAGGTCAACACCCTCGTCAG ACCCGATGGACTGAAGAAGGCCTACGCCCGTCTAACCCCTGACGTTGATGCTCTGGACATCGCTGCCACCAAGCTTGCCATCGTCTAG
- the CWF14 gene encoding BUD31 family protein (BUSCO:EOG092652KR;~COG:K;~EggNog:ENOG410PPA2;~InterPro:IPR018230,IPR001748;~PFAM:PF01125;~go_component: GO:0005634 - nucleus [Evidence IEA]) — MPPVRTSRNRKPPPAGFDDIEDTLLEFSNKMKDAENASHDGKKKHEMLWPIFQISHQRSRYVYDLYYEKEAISKQLYEWLLKNNYADANLIAKWKKQGYEKLCCLRCIQTKETNFNATCICRVPKAQLKEDQTIQCVSCGCRGCASSD, encoded by the exons ATGCCCCCAGTACGGACCTCGCGCAATCGCAAACCGCCCCCGGCAGGCTTCGATGATATAGAGGATACACTGCTGGAGTTCAGCAATAAGATGAAAGATGCGGAGAATGCATCGCATGacgggaagaaaaagcacgAGATGCTGTGGCCCATATTTCAAATCAGCCACCAGA GGTCGAGATACGTATATGACTTGTATTACGAAAAAGAAGCCATATCAAAACAGCTGTACGAATGGCTTTTGAAGAACAACTATGCGGACGCCAACTTGATCGCGAAGTGGAAGAAGCAAGGCTACGAAAAG TTATGCTGCCTCCGGTGCATCCAGACGAAGGAAACGAATTTCAATGCAACTTGCATCTGTCGGGTACCTAAAGCGCAGCTCAAAGAAGATCAAACAATTCAATGTGTTAGCTGTGGGTGTCGCGGTTGTGCTAGCAGCGACTAG
- the PHA2 gene encoding prephenate dehydratase PHA2 (COG:E;~EggNog:ENOG410PJU6;~InterPro:IPR001086,IPR002912,IPR008242;~PFAM:PF00800;~go_function: GO:0004106 - chorismate mutase activity [Evidence IEA];~go_function: GO:0004664 - prephenate dehydratase activity [Evidence IEA];~go_process: GO:0009094 - L-phenylalanine biosynthetic process [Evidence IEA]), producing MEPLKVAFLGPVASFSHQAAVESFGSSAELLPHVSFPDAFAALQGGNVDYAIIPCENSTNGSVVQTLDLLADPSGLYSNVKVCGEHYLTVHHCLLTRKGLFPPGQRDYSSITKLYTHPQAWGQCDTFLEKTFKGVERQDVSSTSKGAEIVSKETTERCGAIASRFAAEHHGLDVSEENIEDKANNTTRFLVLRNVTSERTGRLVFQYANGSPAQTQISTTPTAQKTLISFMIRQDCPGALADALLIFKDRGMNLTSINSRPSQIRPWKYVFLVEGQYIPTSENADAVSKIMDGLQHVTEGCRHLGTWADQLVYV from the exons ATGGAGCCTCTCAAGGTCGCATTCCTCGGCCCTGTCGCGTCATTCTCCCACCAG GCCGCAGTTGAAAGCTTTGGGTCTTCAGCGGAACTTTTACCCCACGTATCGTTTCCGGACGCTTTCGCAGCATTGCAAGGAGGCAACGTCGATTATGCTATCATCCCTTGCGAGAACTCAACCAATGGCTCGGTTGTTCAGACTCTAGATCTCTTGGCGGACCCGAGCGGCCTCTACAGTAATGTGAAGGTGTGCGGGGAACATTATCTGACAGTTCACCACTGTCTTCTCACTCGAAAGGGTCTCTTCCCACCTGGCCAGCGAGACTACAGCTCCATCACCAAATTATATACCCACCCGCAGGCATGGGGTCAGTGTGATACTTTTCTTGAAAAAACTTTCAAAGGCGTCGAAAGACAAGATGTCTCGTCAACCTCCAAGGGCGCTGAGATCGTGTCCAAGGAGACGACAGAGCGATGTGGAGCAATAGCTAGTCGCTTTGCTGCCGAGCATCACGGTCTAGATGTATCAGAGGAAAATATCGAAGACAAGGCCAATAACACCACCCGGTTCCTGGTGCTCAGAAATGTGACTTCGGAGCGTACGGGTCGGCTGGTCTTCCAATATGCCAACGGTTCCCCAGCACAGACACAAATTTCTACTACACCAACAGCGCAAAAGACTCTGATCTCATTTATGATTCGCCAGGATTGCCCGGGTGCCTTGGCAGATGCTCTCTTGATTTTCAAGGATCGTGGGATGAATCTGACCAGCATTAATTCGCGCCCGAGTCAGATAAGGCCGTGGAAGTATGTATTCCTGGTCGAAGGCCAATACATTCCAACAAGTGAAAATGCGGATGCGGTATCCAAAATCATGGATGGGCTACAACATGTCACTGAGGGTTGCAGGCATTTGGGAACATGGGCGGATCAGCTCGTATATGTCTAA
- a CDS encoding uncharacterized protein (COG:S;~EggNog:ENOG410PPP7;~InterPro:IPR007599;~PFAM:PF04511;~TransMembrane:4 (o14-37i49-73o93-126i138-163o)), producing MDQFWAAPPVTRTLTALTFLQSILVHGGLLSGYYVLFLRRLVFKTLPEIWRLFSPFMITGPGLSLIFDLYFMFTYGSRLETESPRFSAPGDFFTYVFFVASIIMLTAGCLLNNVIFTSALILAFVYTYSQDNRGKKASFFIVQIPVEFLPWAMLTLTLVVSGWPAALRDGMGIVAAHFYDFLTRIYPTFGGGKNYLVTPAFVRRFFAASKPRGEARAFGTAYRATDQTQGSSGSWTSSFQSPWSRRGPGRRLGGD from the exons ATGGACCAGTTTTGGGCTGCTCCTCCTGTTACTAG AACACTCACTGCACTTACCTTTCTACAGTCTATACTAGTACATGGTGGCCTCCTCAGCGGTTACTATGTACTTTTCCTTCGCCGCCTTGTCTTCAAGACACTACCAGAGATATGGAGGCTGTTCTCGCCGTTCATGATCACTGGACCAGGCCTTTCCCTGATCTTTGATCTCTACTTTA TGTTTACTTATGGCAGCCGCCTGGAGACTGAATCTCCCCGGTTCAGTGCACCTGGTGATTTTTTCACTTATGTGTTCTTCGtagcatccatcatcatg CTCACGGCAGGTTGTCTTTTGAATAATGTAATTTTTACCTCCG CGTTGATCCTGGCATTCGTTTACACGTATTCCCAAGACAATCGAGGAAAAAAGGCGAGCTTTTTCATCGTCCAAATACCCGTCGAGTTCTTACCTTGGGCAATGCTCACATTAACACTCGTCGTTTCCGGATGGCCTGCGGCGTTGAGGGACGGCATGGGCATAGTTGCTGCCCACTTCTACGATTTCCTTACCCGTATATATCCAACTTTCGGAGGTGGTAAGAACTACCTCGTCACTCCAGCCTTTGTGAGGCGGTTCTTTGCTGCTAGCAAGCCGCGGGGCGAAGCTCGCGCCTTTGGGACCGCCTACCGTGCGACGGACCAAACCCAGGGTTCTTCGGGAAGCTGGACTTCGTCCTTTCAGAGCCCTTGGAGCAGAAGAGGGCCAGGAAGAAGACTTGGTGGTGACTGA
- the TIM8 gene encoding Tim10/DDP family zinc finger protein (COG:U;~EggNog:ENOG410PQY8;~InterPro:IPR004217,IPR035427,IPR039238;~PFAM:PF02953;~go_component: GO:0005758 - mitochondrial intermembrane space [Evidence IEA];~go_process: GO:0072321 - chaperone-mediated protein transport [Evidence IEA]), which produces MDAQTQVDISKLNDADKNELSQMLANEQQKATMQQTVHSLSDICWKKCIAGKISSGRLEQNEETCAQNCVERWMDSNLAILKHLEALRG; this is translated from the exons atggACGCACAGACTCAGGTCGATATTAGCAAGCTGAATGATGCCGACAAGAACGAACTGAGCCAGATGTTGGCAAACGAGCAACAAAAGGCCACGATGCAGCAAA CCGTCCATTCGTTGTCCGATATTTGCTGGAAGAAATGTATCGCGGGAAAGATCTCGTCAGGTCGCCTGGAACAAAATGAGGAAACATGCGCGCAGAACTGCGTTGAGCGGTGGATGGATTCGAACCTTGCGATCCTGAAGCATCTCGAAGCTCTTCGTGGATAA
- a CDS encoding 25S rRNA (adenine2142-N1)-methyltransferase (BUSCO:EOG09263PWF;~COG:S;~EggNog:ENOG410PI7W;~InterPro:IPR021867,IPR029063;~PFAM:PF11968), whose protein sequence is MGPSNKQRRKRPALLSRTRPPTVRAKHAALSAKATRNLIRSHHRLLKAHAQAVRAGDDVLVAKIEAQIRENGGLESYQLASKLGQSLDRGGDSSKVLVDWIAPRLLPMANTPYKLRVLEIGALSTKNACSMNKSLDVTRIDLNSQEPGILKQDFMERPLPQNEFDRFHIISLSLVLNYVPDAAGRGEMLKRCISFLTTSPPSGSSLDVTPSLFLVLPVSCVTNSRYLTESRLQDIMSSMGFALAKTKQTSKLIFQLWDQVGDYNAKPFKKEILNPGKSRNNFSIIVK, encoded by the coding sequence ATGGGGCCTTCTAACAAACAACGGAGAAAAAGACCTGCTCTTCTGTCCCGCACCCGCCCACCAACTGTCCGGGCAAAGCATGCGGCCTTGTCGGCGAAAGCTACTCGAAATCTCATTCGATCACACCATCGACTACTCAAGGCGCATGCCCAAGCTGTACGGGCCGGTGATGATGTTTTGGTCGCAAAGATCGAAGCGCAGATCCGGGAAAATGGTGGCTTGGAAAGCTACCAGCTCGCAAGCAAACTTGGCCAGTCTCTAGATCGTGGAGGCGACTCTAGCAAGGTCTTGGTTGATTGGATAGCTCCTCGGTTACTGCCAATGGCAAATACGCCCTACAAGCTCCGAGTACTCGAGATTGGAGCTCTAAGCACGAAGAACGCTTGTTCAATGAACAAGTCACTGGATGTCACTAGGATAGATCTGAATTCTCAAGAACCGGGAATTTTGAAACAGGACTTCATGGAAAGGCCACTTCCCCAAAACGAGTTCGACAGGTTCCATATCATCAGTCTCTCCTTGGTCCTCAATTATGTTCCCGACGCCGCCGGTCGGGGTGAAATGTTGAAGCGCTGTATATCCTTCTTGACCACATCACCCCCCTCCGGGTCTTCTCTTGATGTTACCCCAAGCCTATTTCTAGTCCTGCCAGTCTCCTGCGTTACCAATTCGCGCTACCTCACCGAAAGCAGGCTGCAAGACATCATGTCCAGTATGGGCTTTGCGTTGGCTAAGACCAAGCAGACTTCCAAGCTGATATTCCAACTTTGGGATCAGGTTGGCGACTACAACGCCAAACCTTTCAAAAAGGAAATCTTGAACCCTGGAAAATCAAGGAACAATTTTTCAATTATCGTCAAGTGA
- a CDS encoding putative transporter (COG:E;~EggNog:ENOG410PFIN;~InterPro:IPR013057;~PFAM:PF01490;~TransMembrane:10 (o252-272i302-324o330-350i357-382o402-427i439-460o480-497i540-557o563-586i598-620o)), protein MPESTNPAAAGAQASSSHRSIAPGRPIAESAIESDVYPYGLATSSGSYSRVEDSYSRPRSASFSARFRQAGGVNSIDNFARSWQRAAYFPEVLPRRSSFVIDSDEEWAGNTNDIFRPHDYPGHEADVTRPLLGADGENEDNAMAGQLDLRKRTSNADIFEPSLGGSYGTISSRVSATTRKHAIQLHREQQSHGDTSVGYEREPVLVKQVHHEDGTRECIVVGQSTVPQTIFNSVNVLIGVGLLSLPLALKHAGWLLGLLFLLFAAVATNYTAKILAKCLDADRSIVTYADLAYISFGHHARLATSLLFCLELVGACVALVVLFADSLQALIPGLSLLQWKIVCGLLLVPLNFLPLRLLSVTSILGILSCTSIVIITCIDGLTKPTAPGSLLQPARTYLLPDNWATLPLSFGLIMSPWGGHGVFPNIYRDMRHPQKYGKSLWVTYIFTYSLDCTMAIVGWIMFGDDVRDEVTANILRTEEYSQVLSICMIMFIAIIPITKVPLNCRPLVATVEVLCGLGSHPELQTDPKSTKAMVQKLSKALIRILVVVSIVIMAVLFPSFDRIMALMGSALCFTICIILPVAFHLKIFGNEISPRERVLDWCLLITSSILALIGTAWSILPQDAISAL, encoded by the exons ATGCCTGAATCCACAAATCCTGCGGCTGCTGGTGCCCAGGCTTCTAGCTCACATAGGTCGATTGCGCCTGGTAGGCCGATCGCTGAATCTGCAATTGAGTCTGATGTGTATCCTTATGGGCTTGCAACCAGCAGTGGCAGCTATTCAAGAGTAGAAGATAGCTATTCGAGGCCAAG ATCAGCGTCCTTCTCCGCGCGGTTCAGACAGGCAGGAGGAGTCAATAGCATTGACAACTTTGCTCGATCGTGGCAGCGAGCTGCATATTTTCCAGAAGTCTTACCTCGACGATCGTCATTTGTGATAGACTCCGACGAAGAATGGGCTGGGAATACAAACGACATCTTCAGGCCACATGATTACCCGGGGCATGAGGCCGACGTTACACGTCCCTTATTGGGTGCTGATGGAGAAAATGAAGACAATGCCATGGCTGGCCAGCTGGATCTGAGAAAAAGGACATCGAATGCAGACATTTTTGAACCATCGCTGGGGGGTTCGTACGGAACGATTTCTTCCCGCGTTAGTGCGACGACACGGAAGCATGCGATCCAATTGCACAGAGAGCAACAAAGTCATGGTGATACATCTGTGGGCTACGAAAGAGAACCGGTCCTTGTAAAGCAGGTGCATCATGAAGACGGTACAAGAGAGTGTATCGTTGTCGGCCAATCTACGGTTCCACAGACAATCTTCAATTCCGTCAACGTTTTAATCGGTGTTGGTTTGTTGAGCTTGCCACTAGCTCTGAAGcatgctggctggcttcttggcctgctATTTCTGCTATTCGCTGCAGTGGCCACAAATTACACGGCAAAGATCCTTGCAAAGTGTCTTGATGCTGATCGGAGTATCGTCACTTACGCAGATCTAGCATACATTAGCTTCGGTCACCACGCACGCTTAGCGACAAGTCTCTTGTTCTGCTTGGAACTAGTTGGGGCTTGTGTTGCACTGGTTGTGCTTTTTGCGGACAGTTTGCAAGCTCTCATCCCGGGCTTGAGCCTTCTTCAGTGGAAAATAGTATGCGGACTTTTGCTTGTTCCCCTCAACTTTTTACCATTGCGACTTCTTAGCGTGACAAGTATACTCGGCATACTTTCTTGTACCTCTA TTGTCATTATCACTTGTATTGATGGGCTTACGAAACCAACCGCCCCGGGATCTCTCCTTCAACCAGCCAGGACGTATTTATTGCCTGACAATTGGGCCACTCTTCCTCTTAGCTTTGGGCTAATAATGT CACCATGGGGTGGCCACGGCGTATTTCCAAATATATACCGCGATATGCGGCATCCACAGAAGTACGGCAAGAGTCTGTGGGTCACTTATATTTTTACG TATTCTCTTGACTGCACGATGGCCATAGTGGGCTGGATCATGTTTGGAGACGACGTTCGAGATGAAGTTACTGCCAACATCCTACGTACAGAAGAATATTCGCAGGTATTGTCTATTTGCATGATCATgttcatcgccatcattccAATCACAAAAGTACCATTGAA CTGCCGGCCGCTCGTGGCCACGGTCGAAGTCCTCTGTGGACTTGGGTCACACCCTGAACTTCAGACAGATCCCAAGAGCACGAAAGCCATGGTTCAAAAGCTTTCAAAAGCCTTAATACGCATCCTTGTCGTGGTCAGCATTGTTATCATGGCAGTGCTATTCCCTTCGTTTGATCGAATCATGGCGCTGATGGGATCAGCTTTATGTTTCACGATCTGCATCATATTGCCGGTTGCCTTCCACCTGAAAATATTTGGCAACGAGATAAGTCCAAGAGAACGGGTACTGGACTGGTGCCTTTTAATAACTTCCTCGATATTGGCGTTGATTGGGACTGCATGGTCCATTCTGCCGCAGGATGCCATCTCTGCACTATGA
- the SUP45 gene encoding translation termination factor eRF1 (BUSCO:EOG09262CDO;~COG:J;~EggNog:ENOG410PGF4;~InterPro:IPR004403,IPR029064,IPR005142,IPR005140, IPR005141,IPR042226,IPR024049;~PFAM:PF03463,PF03465,PF18854,PF03464;~go_function: GO:0003747 - translation release factor activity [Evidence IEA];~go_process: GO:0006415 - translational termination [Evidence IEA]) yields MSAAQPNEAEKNIEIWKVKKLIKRLEAARGNGTSMISLIIPPKDQISRAAKMLAEEFGTASNIKSRVNRLSVLSAITSTQQRLKLYNKVPPNGLVVYCGEIITSEGKERKINIDFEPFKPINTSLYLCDNKFHTEALSELLESDQKFGFIVMDGNGALFGTLSGNTREILQKLSVDLPKKHGRGGQSALRFARLREEKRHNYVRKIAELAVQNYITNDKVNVAGLILAGSADFKNDLNQSDMFDQRLQAKVIKVVDVSYGGENGFNQAIELASETLSNVKFVQEKKLIGKYFEEISQDTGKVCYGIDDTLKALELGAAETLIVYENLDVTRYVLKSSSGSDVVIHTTKSQEENRELFMDKETGAEMEVNEQQSFLEWLAESYKDFGATLEFVSDKSSEGNQFVKGFGGIGAILRYKVNFEQLADYDDEDEFYDGTFIFITILFRVLTTLQIDGSAASQRARMNGQKFPVRTF; encoded by the exons ATGAGCGCGGCTCAGCCGAACGAagcggagaagaacatcgagATATGGAAGGTGAAGAAACTCATCAAGCGGCTTGAGGCCGCTAGAGGAAACGGAACCTCCATGATCTCTCTTATCATTC CCCCCAAGGACCAGATTTCTAGAGCAGCAAAGATGTTGGCGGAAGAGTTT GGCACTGCGTCTAATATCAAGTCTCGTGTCAACCGTCTTTCCGTCCTTTCCGCTATCACTTCGACACAGCAACGTCTCAAGCTCTACAATAAGGTGCCTCCGAACGGTCTAGTGGTTTACTGCGGTGAAATTATCACCTCTGAAGGAAAGGAGCGCAAGATCAACATCGATTTCGAGCCTTTCAAGCCAATCAACACCTCGTTGTATCTCTGTGACAACAAGTTCCACACTGAGGCTCTCAGTGAACTTCTTGAATCTGATCAGAAGTTTGGTTTCATCGTCATGGATGGAAACGGTGCTCTGTTCGGTACCCTGAGCGGCAACACCAGAGAAATTCTGCAGAAGTTGAGCGTTGATCTGCCCAAAAAGCACGGCCGTGGTGGTCAATCAGCGTTGCGTTTCGCTCGTCTTCGTGAGGAGAAGCGCCACAACTACGTACGCAAGATTGCTGAGTTGGCTGTTCAGAACTACATCACCAACGACAAGGTCAATGTTGCAGGATTGATCTTGGCCGGTTCTGCCGATTTCAAGAACGACCTGAACCAGTCCGATATGTTCGACCAGAGATTGCAGGCTAAGGTTATCAAGGTTGTTGACGTGTCTTATGGTGGCGAGAACGGTTTTAACCAGGCTATCGAACTGGCATCTGAGACCTTGAGCAACGTCAAATTCgttcaggagaagaagcttatCGGAAAGTACTTCGAAGAAATCAGTCAGGATACTGGAAAGGTCTGTTATGGCATTGACGATACATTGAAGGCTTTGGAGCTTGGTGCGGCCGAGACACTGATCGTCTATGAGAACCTTGATGTCACTCGCTACGTTCTCAAGAGCTCCAGCGGTTCGGACGTCGTCATCCACACTACCAAGTCACAGGAAGAGAATCGGGAACTCTTCATGGACAAGGAGACAGGCGCTGAGATGGAAGTTAACGAGCAGCAGTCGTTCCTTGAGTGGCTTGCTGAAAGCTACAAGGACTTTGGAGCAACCCTGGAGTTCGTTTCCGACAAGTCCAGTGAAGGAAACCAGTTTGTCAAGGGTTTCGGTGGTATCGGAGCCATCCTTCGGTACAAGGTCAACTTCGAACAGCTTGCTGActacgatgacgaggatgaattCTACGACGGTACGTTTATCTTCATAACCATACTATTTCGTGTGCTAACCACTCTACAGATTGACGGTTCCGCGGCCTCGCAGAGAGCGAGGATGAACGGCCAGAAGTTTCCGGTTCGGACCTTCTGA